The sequence GTTACCGACCTTCGAGACGCGCAATGTGCTGCACGCGATTCGGCGGGAGCAACCAACGATCTTCCCTGGTGTGCCACCAATGTACGCCGCCCTCAATGAAGTTCGTGATGTCCGTAAGTACGGATTATCATCGTTGAAGAGTTGTTTGAGTGGTGCCGCACCGCTACCGATAGAGGTACAAGAAGGTTTCGAGCGCATTACACGCTGTCGATTAGTCGAGGGCTATGGATTGACCGAAGCCGGCCCGGTAACGCACGCTAATCCGCTGCGCGGCACGCGGCGCGCAGGCTCAATTGGGATTCCACTCCCTGATACAGAAGCACGGATCGTTGATCTGGAGAGCGGCGATGATCTGCCACCCGGAGCGATCGGCGAGCTGTTGGTGCGTGGTCCACAACTGATGGCAGGTTACTGGCAAAACCCCCAGGCCACTGCCGAAGCATTCACCGCGGATGGCTGGTTACGAACGGGCGACATTGCTCGTATGTTACCCGACGGTTATTTTCAGATTATCGAACGTAAAAAAGAGATGATCATCGCCGGCAACTACAACATCTACCCTCGTGACCTTGAAGAGGCCTTATACGAACACCCAACGGTCATCGATGCCGCAGTTGTTGGCGTACCTCAACCCGACGGTAACACCGAAGTGCGCGTGTTTGTTGTGACTCGTCCTGGCGAACAGGTAAGTGAAGCTGAGGTTCTGGCTTTTCTGCGTGATCGGATCAACTTACCGATTGTCCCTGACAAAATAGAGTTTCGTGAAGCACTCCCGCGCAGCTTCATCGGCAAACTCCTGCGCCGACGGTTAGTAGAAGAGTTGTTACAACGTGAACAACGACCCAGCGCTTGAGTGCCGTTGAATGACCCGCGAGAGTATGCTGGCCGATCAACGCAACATCAGGTTCACAGAAGGATCATCTTGCAACGTCCAGACGATAAGTCTCGTATATACATAGCAGGCTTCACACAATAATGACTTCACTGCAAAAAGGCAATCGTCTCACCACAGAGACCACAGAGATCACAGAGGCTACAGATAGATTTATCTTCTGTCCAAAATAGAGCATAAAAATTTTTCTTATATGCCTTAAAAGTTGAAAAAACACCCTTTTACTCATAAATCTTGCACGCTCTGCACGCCCTATGTACTCCATGATAAGTTTTTGTAGTAGACTCAATAATCTTTCAGCGAAAAACTGAAAACGTTCCCAAATACCGAGGATGCCGGTCTCTGTACAGCACGATGTCGTGATATAGAATCCGCTCCAAACTAACGACCATATCTCAAGAGTGCCGATAGATACCCGGTATACCTGTGTATCCTACAGACATGGTGGATTGCAAGATCCTTATGTCATCTTGCTGAACGACAGCTCAAGCGAAGGAGGAGAGGTTATGAACCGCTTGCAACGAGGCCTTGCTACTGCCAGGCAAATCCTGGAAAGCGGTGAACTCGAACAACTACAAATTAAAGCCAGCGACTTCATTTCCCAACGCGCAGGTAACGAAAGTGGGGCTACCCGGATCGAGCAAATGAGTGTCCTGCTCGATGAAGCCGCCGAATTGCTCAACCGTAACTTCCAGCAACGAGAGTCAAGCGGGCAAATTGCCAATGTCATTTCACCGGTTGTCATCCCGCGTGATCCACGATCTTCGTTCTGGATCGTTATCACGATTGTGCTGGTAGTGATTGGCCTGATCGGCTGGCTCTTTAGCCTGCTCATCGACACCGTTTCGTTTGGCTTCACCAACCTGAGTCTTGTTCTGTTCGGCCCCCATTACTGGCTTCTCGTTGTTGGGTATGTTGTTTACAGCCTTTGGCGCAATACCTTCATTATGGTGCCAGATGGTTGTCAGGCGCTGATCACCCGTTTTGGCAAACTCGAAGAGATTGCACCGGCGGGGCGGAAAATCTTACTCGATCCCTGGAAACGGGTGAGCTACATTGTCAATGTCACTCGCGAGTATCCGTACAACGCACCAATTCGTGAAGCGCCGACAGCCTCGCGGGTGAATGCCTCAGTAGACCTCTTCCTGCAATTTAAAATTGAAGACCCGGCCGCATTCATCTTTACCCTGGGTGGCGCCAAGGGTTTTCAAGAGAAATTACAGAACGCGGTGAGTGAAGTCACCCGCGCTCTCATTTACGAACAACGGGCAGAGGCCATCTATGACCTAGTTGGCGAGAGCACGCAAAACCTGCTCAGCACCCTGAACCAGCAATTTCTCCCTGCAGTACGCTTTGTCAACGCCAACATCACCCACGCCGAGCCTTCCAGTCAGGAATACCGGATCGATCTCGCCAAACCAGAAATGATTCGGGTTGCGAAAGAGGCATACACCTATGAATACCAACTGGCCCTACGAAAAGAACAGGACGAGGGTGATCTCAACCGTGAATTGACCAGCCTGCGCGAGCAGTTATCGGCCATCCAAGCCGAAATTGCAACCTACCAGGCCCAGATCGATACGGCTCGTGAACGAGAGATTCATCGAGCGAACGCTTACGCCAGCCAGTTGCTCAGCGAAGCCGAAAGTGCGGCGCGAGCTAATGCAGCATTGCTCGAAGCTCAGGCGCTCGATATTCGTGCGGTAGGCGCCGCACGGTATCCTGAAATCTTGCAGTACCGCTATCAACAAGATATTCTCGACCGACTCGAAGCAGTAGCCGACCATCTGCCGCAAATTGTCCAGGTCAGCGGCAGTGACGATACGGTCATCGACTATCTGGCCTTGGCGCAACGAATGCTGGGTATTACCGATACCCAACTCTACTCACCGGAAGATGTTACTGCGATTCGCAGCCGCATGCAAGAGATTCGCCAGCGGATTTTGGCCCGCACCGAACAGATCAAGCAAGTAATTGCAGGCGGAAGCGATCAGACCGATACGAAAGGAGATAACCAGTGAGCGATACCCGACGCGAATTTTCCCGCATTCGTGAGGCGGTAGCAACCTGGAACCGTATCCGGCAACTTCTCCGTTCAGGTGAAGAGGGCCAACTGGTGCCGGTGGTGATCCCCAAAGATCGACGACGAGCACGTTGGCTTTTCCCACTAGCCATCAGCTTATACCTCCTCGGCATGGCTGTTTTCAGTGGAGGTATTTTCGGCGCCCTGATGCTGTTGCTGGCATTTTTGATGTTCATTGCCGCGGGCATTTCATTCTTCCTCAACGCAATTGTGGAGATAGAGCAAGGAACCACCGGTATTCTCTCGCACTGGGGACAGATCGTCGGTACGCTGCCACCGGGCCGTCATTATCTATGGTGGCCATGGGAGAAGGTAGAAGCGGTGGTTGATACCAGTACTGAAATTCCCTACACTGCCCCGGTGATGGCGGCGCCAACCCGTGAAAATGTACCGCTGAAGTCGATAGAGTTTTTTCTGAAATTCCGCATTGAAGACCCGATTGCCTTCTTCCGCCGATTAGGGGCGAGCAACTTTGATCTAGTGCTGAGCAGTGCTGTTCAGGATGCCATTCGCCAACGGGCACGACGGGTCGAAACCGAACGTGCATACGACCTGCGCGGTAGTGATGTTGGTGATATGCAAGAGTTGCTCAATCGCCAACTCGCTCGTTATGGTGTCCGCATCACCGGCGCTAATATACCCGACGTGCAATTACCCGATCAGTATCAGCAACATCTGGCCACTCGTGAGCGGGTTGCAAAAGAGTTGCAGGCTTACGAACGGGAGTGGGAGCTGATCAAAAAGCAGCGGATCGATAGCTTGCTGCTGGAAATCGAACGGGCGAAAAAGGTGCGCGATGCCAAGCTAGTTGAAGTACGGGAAGCCATCAACAAGGCGCGCGAGAATGTAGCACGCATGCTACAAGAGAAAGAGACCGAAGCTCAGCGAATACGCTGGGAGATTGAGGCGCGTGGTCGAGCAACGCTCCGTCAGGCTGAAAACGAGGCCCGTGGTCTGGAATATCTGGGCCGGGCTTATCAAGATAACCGGGCCGTATTACAGTATGAACTTGCCCGTCGCCGTTTACAGGTCGCTGAAACGCTGATGAAACGCGCCCCGCGGCCAATCGTTATTAAGAGCGATGGTGGCGATACTTCTGCTTTAACCACGCTGCTGACAGCTCGGTTATTACCGACATTAACCGGTAACTCTCACGAAGCGACACAGTAGGAGGAAGAATGTGTAGCGAATGGTTAGAGCGCGTCCGCCACACTCACCCCAAATAGGGTGCTAACGCTGCTCGATGTCATAACGGATCGCTGAATAGCACCCTGTTTTAAATATGTATGTAGGTCTGAGAAAATGTATTCGGATTAAGAGCCTATCCGAAGTCTCACGGTACGGCGGATGAAACCTGATGATGTACGGGCGCAGCGGCGCTGCGCCCCAACCGCTCTTCTTCTGCGACAGGGTATTCTGGATAGGTTCTAACTAGAACAAGTGGAGTGCAGACCTTTCTAAACACCAACCCTACACCGGTCGGGAGATAAGATTTCACGTACCCTGCTGAAAACGATCAAGCACCTGTAAGGCGGTATCGGTATCAGTTATCAACGTATGACAAAGCCGACCACGTATTGCGGCTGTAATCGCTTCGACTTTATGATCGCCTGCGGCAATAACCACCACATGCGGAATTTGGCGAATGCTCGGCCACTCCAGTGAAATAATACGTGATTCCCAGGGACACGGGACGTGTTGCCCATCTTTATCGTAATACCGCATCAACATCTCGCCGACCACTCCCCGCTCTTGCAATTGCTGGATATCGTGTGGTGATAGCAGACCGACCCTGACGAGGGTCGTGTCAGGACCAACATGACCAAGACCGACATAGGCAATATCGACTCGTCGCACCTCTTCGAGCGCCTGTCGCAAACTTGGCTCTTGGAGCAAGGCCTGGCGCGTTTCCTCACTTGCGACTAACACCGGCGCCGACAACGTTTTCAACGTTGCGTTCAGACGCTGTGCTACCAGCCAACTAATCGAGTATGGGTTGGATTGACCGACCATCGTACCGGCCAGGTCGCACACTGTCACCGTATAGCGCTTCTTCGGGGTATGAATGTATGGTGCCATACGTGAAACTGTTGTACTCCATCCCATCCCGATCCGCAGGTCATTGCGCAAGTGTTGATGGAGATGGTCAGCAGCAGCTTTCCCAACCGCTTCTAAGGTTTCCTCAAAATTACGGCGGCTTTGAACAATGAATGCCTCTTTCAGCGATGTAACTGCTAACAAACGTTGCTGTAACTCAAACTCTTGGGGTAGTGGGCGCGTAATCCGAAACTCTACAATCCCCTCACGACGCGCTTTTTGCAGGAGTCTGGTCACCTTGATCCGGGGAATGCCCAAACGCATAGCAATCTGGTCATGCGTCAAATCCTCGTGGTAGTACAACCAGGCGACTACGACCATCAGACCATCGCTGTTCGTCTCAGTAGTACGTGTTGGTGTACGTTTCATTTATTCCTCAAGAGCTGTAGCACGTGCGCCTCGGCATCAGTCAGAGCCTTTCTTGCTGACTTTTCGCCTGTGAACGCCGCATAGATGGACGGATACATTACGCTTAATATATCACTCAATCTATGCGTGAATGGTAGAGTCCGGCAACGCTGGAGCAGCTCCCACTGTGCAGGCAACCAAAAGTAGCGCTGAAGATTTTGTGGTGAATATGTGCTCTTCCGAACCGGACTACCGGCAACCCGTAGCAGGTATTCATCCATCTGCCGATCTGCGACACGCAACAACCATTCAGCCACCCTGCACCGTATCGAATGGGACTGGTGTGCAGGTAGACCTATCCCCCATGTTCCATTCCAGGGCTGCGCATATACGCCGGCACGGTATGGTACAACATTTCCGGCTTCGATTGCAGCGCCAAATATTGCCCCGGCCTGTCCACCCCACGTGGTCGCTACGCTCACCTTATGCTCCGCAAGCACACGACCAATTTCGAGATTACCATACGTATGCACGTCAGGAGGACAATACGCCTTTAGCGCAATATATTCTGCCAACGACTCCACTGCCTGTGGCGTTGTGAAAGTCGGGTTCAAATCTGCATCAAATAGCTCTCCTCCGAAGTCCCACAGAAAAGGAAGCCAATCGAGAAATATTTCACTAGCAGCCGCTTTCAGCGCAATACCGTAACGTTCAGGAGGACGATGCGCATTTCGCACAACCGCGCTCAATTGTGCAGGGTGTATCACGAGCGTTCCCGGCTCATCAGAGAAACCGCTTACATCTGAGTGGTAAAAGCAGATATGACCATCTGAGAACCAGGGCACAAGATACCACTCGCCTGCTCGGCTACATTCTGCATATATCGAGGGGAGAATATCATCCAGACCATAACCGGCAACAACTGCTGCATCTACCTCATCTACCGGTAAAGGTGCTACCAGGCCAGCATAAATAAGAGAGTCGAGCCAAACATGGCCAGGGATGAAAACAGCCTGAAATGGACAGAGGTCAGCATTCAGGCTTGCAAGTAACGTTGGATAGTAGTCTTCCCAACGAACAATCTCGATCTGCGCATCTAAATCAGGGCGCTGTGCGAGGAGAGGTTGCAATGCCTCTACTGCCGGATCGTTGGGGCCAAGTAATCGGATTGCCATAAAACTTGCCCTCCTTGCAAGACCGACTCGCGAAAGAGTTGACTCGCTCTTTGCAGGCCCTGTGGATGACGATGCAAATCGCCGCCGATCAGCAAGATCACGTCTTTGCCATAAGTTTCCATCATTTCAGCAATTCGTTCGATCTTCATCCCACCTGCTGGCGCAGGAAAGATTGGTTTCACATGCCCCAAAGGTTCACGCGCCGCCTGCGCGATAGAAAGACATTCTTCGCGCGAGAAGGAAAACCGACCGCCAAAATTGGGAAAGATAACAATATCCGCTCCGGCCAAGCGACCGATCAACCCAAAGAGGACGCGATGAGAAATCCCATTGAACGGAGAAGTAACGAAACTCCCCAAAAAAGTAGGATGATATAATATGGGAAGAGCAATCTGATCATCGTCTGCCAACGCCTGCATCCGGTCAAAACCAACAATACCGGGGGAAACCAACAATGCACCAGCACCGGCTTGTTTAGCGAAGTACGCTCGTTCAAACAATTGCTCGCCAGGAGCAGTCACGTTTGGCGCATAGATGCTTACCCGGCCCGATTGCTGATTTG comes from Chloroflexus sp. Y-396-1 and encodes:
- a CDS encoding RuBisCO large subunit C-terminal-like domain-containing protein, with the translated sequence MLAPTTLNLSGERFSVVYHIVGNYEEVMRKAEDICVEQTIEFPADLVPDDDIRSSIIGRIEEVDACDNNTFRVRISYAVEIVQGELTQFLNVIFGNISLKPGIRVQDLHLPEALLRDYCGPRFGISGVRSLVGAFDRPLLCTAIKPMGLPVVELSRQVYECALGGVDIIKDDHGLTNQSFSSYRERVSRCTASVQQANQQSGRVSIYAPNVTAPGEQLFERAYFAKQAGAGALLVSPGIVGFDRMQALADDDQIALPILYHPTFLGSFVTSPFNGISHRVLFGLIGRLAGADIVIFPNFGGRFSFSREECLSIAQAAREPLGHVKPIFPAPAGGMKIERIAEMMETYGKDVILLIGGDLHRHPQGLQRASQLFRESVLQGGQVLWQSDYLAPTIRQ
- a CDS encoding ABC transporter substrate-binding protein, producing MAIRLLGPNDPAVEALQPLLAQRPDLDAQIEIVRWEDYYPTLLASLNADLCPFQAVFIPGHVWLDSLIYAGLVAPLPVDEVDAAVVAGYGLDDILPSIYAECSRAGEWYLVPWFSDGHICFYHSDVSGFSDEPGTLVIHPAQLSAVVRNAHRPPERYGIALKAAASEIFLDWLPFLWDFGGELFDADLNPTFTTPQAVESLAEYIALKAYCPPDVHTYGNLEIGRVLAEHKVSVATTWGGQAGAIFGAAIEAGNVVPYRAGVYAQPWNGTWGIGLPAHQSHSIRCRVAEWLLRVADRQMDEYLLRVAGSPVRKSTYSPQNLQRYFWLPAQWELLQRCRTLPFTHRLSDILSVMYPSIYAAFTGEKSARKALTDAEAHVLQLLRNK
- a CDS encoding sugar-binding transcriptional regulator, which translates into the protein MKRTPTRTTETNSDGLMVVVAWLYYHEDLTHDQIAMRLGIPRIKVTRLLQKARREGIVEFRITRPLPQEFELQQRLLAVTSLKEAFIVQSRRNFEETLEAVGKAAADHLHQHLRNDLRIGMGWSTTVSRMAPYIHTPKKRYTVTVCDLAGTMVGQSNPYSISWLVAQRLNATLKTLSAPVLVASEETRQALLQEPSLRQALEEVRRVDIAYVGLGHVGPDTTLVRVGLLSPHDIQQLQERGVVGEMLMRYYDKDGQHVPCPWESRIISLEWPSIRQIPHVVVIAAGDHKVEAITAAIRGRLCHTLITDTDTALQVLDRFQQGT
- a CDS encoding SPFH domain-containing protein: MNRLQRGLATARQILESGELEQLQIKASDFISQRAGNESGATRIEQMSVLLDEAAELLNRNFQQRESSGQIANVISPVVIPRDPRSSFWIVITIVLVVIGLIGWLFSLLIDTVSFGFTNLSLVLFGPHYWLLVVGYVVYSLWRNTFIMVPDGCQALITRFGKLEEIAPAGRKILLDPWKRVSYIVNVTREYPYNAPIREAPTASRVNASVDLFLQFKIEDPAAFIFTLGGAKGFQEKLQNAVSEVTRALIYEQRAEAIYDLVGESTQNLLSTLNQQFLPAVRFVNANITHAEPSSQEYRIDLAKPEMIRVAKEAYTYEYQLALRKEQDEGDLNRELTSLREQLSAIQAEIATYQAQIDTAREREIHRANAYASQLLSEAESAARANAALLEAQALDIRAVGAARYPEILQYRYQQDILDRLEAVADHLPQIVQVSGSDDTVIDYLALAQRMLGITDTQLYSPEDVTAIRSRMQEIRQRILARTEQIKQVIAGGSDQTDTKGDNQ
- a CDS encoding SPFH domain-containing protein, translating into MSDTRREFSRIREAVATWNRIRQLLRSGEEGQLVPVVIPKDRRRARWLFPLAISLYLLGMAVFSGGIFGALMLLLAFLMFIAAGISFFLNAIVEIEQGTTGILSHWGQIVGTLPPGRHYLWWPWEKVEAVVDTSTEIPYTAPVMAAPTRENVPLKSIEFFLKFRIEDPIAFFRRLGASNFDLVLSSAVQDAIRQRARRVETERAYDLRGSDVGDMQELLNRQLARYGVRITGANIPDVQLPDQYQQHLATRERVAKELQAYEREWELIKKQRIDSLLLEIERAKKVRDAKLVEVREAINKARENVARMLQEKETEAQRIRWEIEARGRATLRQAENEARGLEYLGRAYQDNRAVLQYELARRRLQVAETLMKRAPRPIVIKSDGGDTSALTTLLTARLLPTLTGNSHEATQ
- a CDS encoding long-chain fatty acid--CoA ligase; translated protein: MSSDLFASRPWVRHYDPGVPATLNLTPEPLPVLLQRAAERYADVPAIAFYGRKVSYARLWAEVTQFARGLLNAGFQPGERAVILLPNIPQAVIACYGVLLAGGIVVLANPIFDAEGFAHEVSDSGATTVIALSMFYQLIEQVRATMPIPRLIYTNLKEYLPSSQRVLFTLLRQEREGHRVPDAQASQALWFQHLLAAGQDGDLPHLNASDPAVILYTSGTTGTAKGVLHRHASLYANAIQTRMWYADAEEGNERVLCVIPFSHAYGMTACMNVGITLGATLILLPTFETRNVLHAIRREQPTIFPGVPPMYAALNEVRDVRKYGLSSLKSCLSGAAPLPIEVQEGFERITRCRLVEGYGLTEAGPVTHANPLRGTRRAGSIGIPLPDTEARIVDLESGDDLPPGAIGELLVRGPQLMAGYWQNPQATAEAFTADGWLRTGDIARMLPDGYFQIIERKKEMIIAGNYNIYPRDLEEALYEHPTVIDAAVVGVPQPDGNTEVRVFVVTRPGEQVSEAEVLAFLRDRINLPIVPDKIEFREALPRSFIGKLLRRRLVEELLQREQRPSA